CGCCACCAGGCGACGACGTTCCAATCGTAGCCGACGCCGACGACATCCAGGGTGCCGTCGCCGTCGATATCGGCGGCGCAGGCGGACATCGCGCCCAAGCAGGCAGTGCTCACAAAACGCTTGCTCCAGCTCGTTCCCTCGCCGGTTTCGTTCTCCCAGAAGCAGATTTCTTTCAGCCCGGCATTGGTACCCAGTATGTCAGTATCACCGTCGGCATCGATATCAACGGCCATGATGGATTTGAATGTGGAAATACCACCACAATCCTGGTCGATGTATTGACAGGTCCAACCATAACCCACACCATCGAGGTTCTCCCACCAGGGGATCCTGTTCCAGAAGAGGGAATGGGCGATGATGTCATTATCGCCGTCACCATCCAGCTCACCTGCGTGAACGGTACAGGCGCCGCTACCGAGTCCACTGCCACTGCCTTCAAGGTCATTGTACGACCATTCATGACCTAAGCCGTCGATATTTTCCCACCAGGCGATATTCTGCTCGTAAAAGCCGGCACCGACTACGTCCAGATCACCGTCACCGTCGATATCGACGGGCTGGGTCTCCAGAACGTTATTGTAGTTGGTCCCGACACAATGACGAAAATTCAAACCACCGCCGTCTGTGTACTCGTACAGCATTATCAGGTGTAATCCCTCTGAGCTGCCGAGAACGTCCAGGTCTCCATCGTTGTCGAAATCAGCGGCTTTAACGTCGCTGGCTCGTTCGAAATCCTCGACGATCAGGTGTTGGGTCCAGGTCTCGCCGATTCCGTCATCGTTGGACCACCAGGCGACGGTATTCAGCTTCCCGGCGGCGCAGAGGATATCCTGATCGCCGTCGCCGTCTATATCCGTGGTATAAACGTCGCGGGCGCCGCTGAAACTCTGGCTGATGATGTGTTCGGTCCAACGCCTATCGGCGTCCTCGTTGGCCCACCAGGCCAGGGTGTGCGCTGCCTCCGCCGCGCCGACGACGTCCTGGTCGCCGTCACCGTCGATATCGGCGGCGCAGACCTCGCTGGCTCCGGCGAAACCGGTGGCGATGATGCCGAGTTCCCAGTCACCATCCGCCCGTCCGGCGGCCGCCGCGACACTGAAGAAAGCCGTTATCGCCAGGATAACTGGTAAACCCTTGCTCATGTTCGCTAACCTCGTCTGTTGTGAAACGAGGGTGACGGTATATTCAAGATGACTTGATTGACAACTCCTGCTTGTCAAAAAGCAGCTCAGGTTTCCCCGGTTGCCTGTTCACCGGCGGTTGGATAGCTGAGAATTGCTAAGCCGGTTGTTCTGGTTGTTTCACCGGCAACGCTGTGGTTAAGGTCCCTTGACGGGTCGGTTCGTCCGCAGCCGTTGAAGCGGGAGCGATCAGGATACGGGTAACACTTGTTGCATTCACGCCGGACCTGAGGCGGTTCGGCGTGTCAACCACCCCGGCCCTCGGCTCCGGCGCGTCTGCCCGGCCCTGGAGCGCCGACGAAGACCGGGGTGCGAGCGGAAGATGATCGGATGAGGTACAACTAACCCGGGGGTCGAGGACCCCCGGGGGCTGCGGGCGGTTGGGTTGACAGTGGGCCGCGCCGTTCCCGGCTCTTCTGCTGCTAACGCCGTCGTGCAGGGGGGTGGGCATCTTGCCCCGCGTCGGCGGTGGTGTGTCGACCGGGCTGCTAGACCGTCAGCTCGCCGTCGCGCAGCACGGCCCGGCCGCCGACGAAGACGTCGCGGGGCCAGCCGCGCAGTTGGCGGCCCTGGAAGGGGTTGTTGCGACCCTTGCTGTGGAAGGCGGCGGTGTCGACGGCGCGCTCGGCCTTGGGGTCGACGACGGCGACGTCGGCGGGGTAGCCCTGGGTCAGGGCGCCCAGGGCCAGGCCGAGGACGGCGGCGGGGCGGCGGCTCATGGCCTCGACGAGGCGGTTGAGGGGCAGGCGGTTGGTCAGGACCAGCTCGGTGAACAGCAGGGGGAAGGCGGTTTCGAGGCCGGAGATACCGAAGGCGGCGCGCTGGAACTCGGTCTGCTTCTCGGCCGAGGTGCAGGGGGAGTGATCGGTGGCCACGACGCCGATGATGCCTTCGGCCAGGGCGGCGACGAGGGCGTCGCGGTCGGCGGCGGAACGCAGGGGCGGGGAGACCTTGGCGTCGGTGTCGTAGCCCCGGCAGGCCTCGTCGGTGAGGACGAGGTTGTGCGGGGTGACCTCGGCGCTCAGCGGGATGTGGCGCTCGGCGGCGTAGCGCAGCAGCTCGACGGCGGCGGCGCTGGAGATCGGCGAGAGGTGGACGGGGTAGTCGAGGGCCTCGGCGAAGACGGCCTCCCGGGCGACGAAGACCTCCTCGGCGACGGCGGGGATGCCCTCGAGGCCCAGGCGGGTGGAGACGGGGCCTTCGTGCATCACGCCGTCGGCGGCCAGCTCGGGGTCCTGGGGGAAGCTGATCACCGGGGTATTGAACATCCGGGCGTAGATGATCACCCGACGCATCACGGCGGGGTTGGCCACGGGGCGGATGTCGTCGGAGACGGCCAGGGCGCCGGCGGCGGCCAGCTCACCGATCTCGGCCGGTTCGAGACCGTCCATCTGTTTGGTCATCGCGCCGATGGGGTAAACGCGGACGACGCCGTCGCGGGCGGCCCGGCTGCGGATGAACTGGACCACGGTCTGGTTGTCCATCACCATGGTCACCGTGCTGCGGCAGCCCAGGGAGGTGTAGCCGCCGCGGGCGGCGGCCCGGGTGCCGGTGGCGATGGTCTCGCGGTCCTCGCGGCCGGGCTCGTTGAGGTGGACGTTGGTGTCCACCAGGCCGGGCAGGACGAGCATCCCGGCGCAGTCGACGACCTCGCAGTCGTCGGCGGGCAGCTCGGGGCCGAACCCGGCGATTAATCCAGCGGCCAGCCGCAGGTCGCCAATCTCGTCGACGCAGTTGGCCGGATCGACGATCCGTCCGCCGCGCAGCAGGTAGTCGACGCCGGAGGTTCTCACGCCGCCTCCTCCTTGCGGGCCATGATCAGCAGGTAGAGCACGGCCATGCGGACAACGATCCCGGCGGAAACCTGCTCCATCATCGCCGGCCAGGAGCGCTCGGCGACATGGGCGCTGACCTCGACGCCGCGGTTGATCCGCCCGCCGTGGAGCACGGTGACGTCGGGCTTGGCCAGGGACAGCCGCTCGGTGTTGAGGGAGAAGAAGCGGGAGAACTCGCGCAGGCTGGGCAGCAGCTTGTCGTTGCCGTAATCCAGGCTGACCCGGGTCAGGATGATCACGTCGGCGCCGTCGACGGCCTCCTCGGTGGTGTTGTAGACCCGGCAGCCCAGCTCCTCGAGGCCCTCGGGCACCAGGGGGCTGGGGGTGCCGACGACGACCTGGGCGCCCAGCTTGTTCAGGCAGTAGAGGTTGCTCTTGGCCGTCGGGCTGTGGCGGATGTCGCCGAGGAGGGCCACCTTGAGGCCGTCGATCCGGCCCTTGAGCCGGCGGATGGTGTAGGCGTCGACGAGGGCCTGGGTGGGGTGCTCGTGGGCGCCGTCGCCGGCGTTGATCACCCCGGCGGAGATGTTGGCGGCCAACTGGACCGGCGCCCCGGCCAAGTGGTGGCGCACCACCAGCAGGTCCACCCCCATACCCTGAAGGGTGTGGGCGATGTCGGTCAGGGTCTCGCCGAGGGAGGCCTGGGCCGAGGAGATGTTGATCAGATCGGCGGAGAGGGCCTTGCAGGCGCGCTCGAAGGAGATGCGGGTGCGGATCGAGGGGGTGTAGAACAGGTTGGCCACGATCCGGCCGCGCAGGGCCGGGGTCTTCTTGACCCGGCGCGAGCTGACCTCCTTGAAGCGCTCCGCCGTCTCGAGGATCAGCTCGATGTCCTCGGCGTCGAGGTCCTGGATCCCCAACAGGTTCTTGCTCTTGAGCATTGCTCCCCCCTCGGGGGCGGTCGGATCAACCGTCGGCGCGACGGTAGAGGAAGACGCCGGGTTCGGGCTCGTCGAAGTTGACGATCACCATCTCCCCGGGCTCGGTCTCGACATGGAGGCCGATGTAGTCGGCCCGGATGGGCAGCTCGCGTCCGTCGCGCTCGGCGACGGCCAGCAGACGGATGGCCCGGGGCCGACCGAAGTCGATGATCTCGTCGATGGCGGCGCGGACGGTGCGGCCGGTGTAGATGACGTCGTCGGCCAACACGACGACGGTGTCGTCGATGGGGAAATCGATCTCCGTCGAGCCGACCTTGGGCAGGTAGCCCAGGTCGTTGAGGTCGTCGCGGTAGAGGGTGATGTCGACGAAGCCCAGGGGGACGGGAGCGCCGCTCCGGGCGGTGAGTTCGGCGGCCAGACGCTTGGCGATGACCTCGCCGCCGGCGCGGATGCCGACGACGGCGATCCGGGCCTCCGGCTCGAGGTCCTCGGCCACGGCGGCACAGAGTTCGTCGACGATGCCGTCCAGGCGCTCCCGATCGGCCACCGTCGATGTCTTGAGTAGCTGGAAATCCCTCTTGGGCATCGGGTTCTCCCGGCAGTGGTTGGGGCTGAGAGCCGCGAGCTTGGTCAGTCCTCCGGACCGATCAGGCGGGTCAGGCGCTCGTGGGCCGCGCGGACCTCGTCGGCCAGGGGGGAGCCTCCGGCCAGCTCGACGGTGTCCAGGGCGGCGCGATAGGCCTCCCGGGCCTTGATGAAGAAGGAACGGGTGGGGTAGTTGATCTGGTAGTAGATCTCCTCGAGCTCCTCGGCGTCGCCGCCCGCGGTCAGCTCGGTGTCCTGGAGCCGAACGGCGAAGGACTCGAAGACCCGACCGGCCCGGTACTTGGCGTAGATCGACAGCTCGAGGTCGCCGTAGGCGTCGGCGCCCGAGTAGCCGAAGATCAGCTTGTTGCGCAGTTCGCTGAGCTCGACGACGGCCCGCTGGACCTCCTCCAGGGAGCCGCGCAGCTCGAGCTCCTCGAAGCGCTCGGTGAACTGCTCGGCGTAGGTCAGATAGGCCTGGGCGATACGCTCGGAGCCGTAGCGCACTCCCTCACGGAAACCGTGGTTCTCGACGGCGCGGGTGTAGAGCTCGAGGGCGGCCTCACTGTCGCCGTCCTCCTCGGCCAGCTCGCCCAGGGCGGCGTAGGCCTCGCCGACCCACAGACGGTAGGCGTTGCGGCCCTGGGTCTCGTCGATGAAGTCCTCCAGCGACTCCGCGGCCGCGGCGGGGTCCTCGTCCAGCAGCATGATCCCGCGGCGCAGCCCGACGAGGGGGGCCTCCGGGCTGTCGTCGTAATCGTCCTCCAGGCGCTCGTAGAAACCCGCGGCGCGCTCGTAGTCGCCGCCCAGCTCGGCGCAGAGCCCGGCGCGGAAACAGGCCGTCGGCGCCAGCTCGTGCGCGGGATAATCCTCGACGACCCCGGCGTAGAGCCGGGAGGCGGCGGGCAGATCGGCGATCCAGTGCTCGTTGATGTAGGCGCTGCGGTAGAGGGCCCGGCCGGCGACGACGTGCTCCGGGTAGTCCCGGGCCACGGCGGCGTAGTGCTCGAGGGCGCGGCGCAGGTCGGCCCGCTGCTCCGGGGTGAGCAGACCGTAGCGCAGCTTGGGCACGGCGGCCTCGATGGTCAAGCCCTTGTAGAAGTCGGCGATCTTGGTGTTGTGGGCGTAGCGCTGGAGCAGGGTCTCGTCCTCCCCGGCCAGCTCGGCGGCGCGGCGGTAGTAATGCTCCGACTGCTCGTAGAGCCCGGCGTGGAAGGTCTCATCGCCCAGGCGTCCGGCCAGCCGGGCCGGCCAGGTGCCGCCCTTGGCGCGCTCGAACTCGGCCAGGTAGGTCTCGAAAAACTCGGCGGCGGCTTCGTTATCGCCGCGGCGGTAGAGCAGCTCGGTCTTGACCAGGGCCACCCGGGCGTCGTCATCGGGGATGCCGAACAAGGCGGGCCGCGCCTCCCGAGCGGCGAAGTACTCCTCGCAGACCCGCAGGGTGTTGTCGACCAGGTCGGGCCGGGCCTCGCCGTCGAGCTCCACCGCCCGGGCGTAAACCAGCACCGTGGACAGCAGGGCCGGCTGGAGGTAGGCCGGCAGGCCGGTGTCGGCGGCAATGCGGAAGGCGTTGCCCGCCGTTTCGTAGTAGCTGGCGGCGCGGACCTTCTTCTGGGCCTCGTCGGCGGTCTCCAACTCGGCGGCCAGCTCGGACATGCAGCGGCCGTAGCTGTAGCCGACCAGGGCCAACTCCTGGGGCGAGATGCGCTCGGCCAGCTCCGGGAACTCACGGTAGCGCTCGATGTAGGCTCCGTAGTAGTCGCCGGCCAGGCGGAACTCCTCCTGAGCCTTCTCGAGCTGGACCTCGTAGGCGTCATCGGGCTCGGGTTCGGGACCGCAGCCGGCGAGCAGCAGCGGGACGAGGACGGCGGTGGCGAGCCGGAGCGCGGCGCGGCGGTTCATCGGTCCCCCTCCCCGTCGAAGACGATCGGATAGACGGCAACCACCCGTTTGCGTCCCGGCGGAAAGCGCC
This portion of the Candidatus Coatesbacteria bacterium genome encodes:
- a CDS encoding amidohydrolase family protein: MRTSGVDYLLRGGRIVDPANCVDEIGDLRLAAGLIAGFGPELPADDCEVVDCAGMLVLPGLVDTNVHLNEPGREDRETIATGTRAAARGGYTSLGCRSTVTMVMDNQTVVQFIRSRAARDGVVRVYPIGAMTKQMDGLEPAEIGELAAAGALAVSDDIRPVANPAVMRRVIIYARMFNTPVISFPQDPELAADGVMHEGPVSTRLGLEGIPAVAEEVFVAREAVFAEALDYPVHLSPISSAAAVELLRYAAERHIPLSAEVTPHNLVLTDEACRGYDTDAKVSPPLRSAADRDALVAALAEGIIGVVATDHSPCTSAEKQTEFQRAAFGISGLETAFPLLFTELVLTNRLPLNRLVEAMSRRPAAVLGLALGALTQGYPADVAVVDPKAERAVDTAAFHSKGRNNPFQGRQLRGWPRDVFVGGRAVLRDGELTV
- a CDS encoding aspartate carbamoyltransferase catalytic subunit — encoded protein: MLKSKNLLGIQDLDAEDIELILETAERFKEVSSRRVKKTPALRGRIVANLFYTPSIRTRISFERACKALSADLINISSAQASLGETLTDIAHTLQGMGVDLLVVRHHLAGAPVQLAANISAGVINAGDGAHEHPTQALVDAYTIRRLKGRIDGLKVALLGDIRHSPTAKSNLYCLNKLGAQVVVGTPSPLVPEGLEELGCRVYNTTEEAVDGADVIILTRVSLDYGNDKLLPSLREFSRFFSLNTERLSLAKPDVTVLHGGRINRGVEVSAHVAERSWPAMMEQVSAGIVVRMAVLYLLIMARKEEAA
- the pyrR gene encoding bifunctional pyr operon transcriptional regulator/uracil phosphoribosyltransferase PyrR, translating into MPKRDFQLLKTSTVADRERLDGIVDELCAAVAEDLEPEARIAVVGIRAGGEVIAKRLAAELTARSGAPVPLGFVDITLYRDDLNDLGYLPKVGSTEIDFPIDDTVVVLADDVIYTGRTVRAAIDEIIDFGRPRAIRLLAVAERDGRELPIRADYIGLHVETEPGEMVIVNFDEPEPGVFLYRRADG
- a CDS encoding tetratricopeptide repeat protein gives rise to the protein MNRRAALRLATAVLVPLLLAGCGPEPEPDDAYEVQLEKAQEEFRLAGDYYGAYIERYREFPELAERISPQELALVGYSYGRCMSELAAELETADEAQKKVRAASYYETAGNAFRIAADTGLPAYLQPALLSTVLVYARAVELDGEARPDLVDNTLRVCEEYFAAREARPALFGIPDDDARVALVKTELLYRRGDNEAAAEFFETYLAEFERAKGGTWPARLAGRLGDETFHAGLYEQSEHYYRRAAELAGEDETLLQRYAHNTKIADFYKGLTIEAAVPKLRYGLLTPEQRADLRRALEHYAAVARDYPEHVVAGRALYRSAYINEHWIADLPAASRLYAGVVEDYPAHELAPTACFRAGLCAELGGDYERAAGFYERLEDDYDDSPEAPLVGLRRGIMLLDEDPAAAAESLEDFIDETQGRNAYRLWVGEAYAALGELAEEDGDSEAALELYTRAVENHGFREGVRYGSERIAQAYLTYAEQFTERFEELELRGSLEEVQRAVVELSELRNKLIFGYSGADAYGDLELSIYAKYRAGRVFESFAVRLQDTELTAGGDAEELEEIYYQINYPTRSFFIKAREAYRAALDTVELAGGSPLADEVRAAHERLTRLIGPED